The Leishmania panamensis strain MHOM/PA/94/PSC-1 chromosome 32 sequence genome window below encodes:
- a CDS encoding hypothetical protein (TriTrypDB/GeneDB-style sysID: LpmP.32.2890): MGPAPPPELVRRTIEACRVVLQEVRRSVDSTVTNAAVKAELRRGVSAAESALNTAEQLLTAPLHRSGASRRTSASAPTLHVREDTVTLSATTVAQLATNAVGSPVLQSSIASRDDNTSREERHLSNSSLRGGGTVSATRPVGTAIDPAGSPQLCTTLQDAVIWSYLLSTFFWKRRKLTKCSITALELLLRVVPVPSEAVTLIVDLATMGPEGNAGGDGVLEGGPVSRRSSHVRLYVAACVYYALSECVLQSFSEPAVQIRALRLLSELITRIPGSPRWSGVGAGSAGHEVEANGSIVRSSESVTVDMVTCFRGRIAMRVVESCFKAAAEGMQDSVRCEGRVALHAAVQRVVYNFVKMRMYNGKVSDPDGCAEARAAFSTDTILSDYTVDVDSNEPYTRINFVPSDKAEVRLPTGVLTGALPIIPAATAATLHVSGQTCSVAATKLRRDEEGGSKSGREPTAAPSPLSVEQLRCSGDENSGVVCVSDARAPSPMHLVSRETPTLSAQLISEGSCLNEGDSGLLQSPAQSQPPGTAAANIATSSLLDVPPSPPPLNLSFDPHKFFPNSVDESLVLDALSTLNTADGALPSSLKDLLMVLRRMCRHASHPCSGTLSDANNDVRARDLGLRVLECVLDGLPVANCEREHRCAKWMSLVLHACKYELLGCIVKNLAMATPFTLFERAVHLLGMLLRKLHYHMARELHTLLGAFLLPLMASQYAGFRQKYVVLSMIKQLFAVPHLCIAFFINYDCSPAFDPGAEYGGMLELLVEYVVKMTFLDHVDENGDVYPWLSFDQQQLLRSECVVVICTLMASLYRWIAEDPREYAESLLCNTQKDAPQRQQQGGGGTIGATESSELYVVNLEADAGVDPHPPLTGDHSATAAANGKEGKEGSDNPGESKFDNRKVALTLSALSGMTLPHWNKCHNVMYHWKHIHYLLHDKRILQEAVQRINAGRWREAKEFLESRGFTTALAPSAGERADPTSVVTGTSSYALFARFLFEYPGISREALSAIFEKVNQKDGASRMLLLEYLHCFDYKDVPIDVALRDTTCKFMSWERPTFEAKVWETIQECFGNEYANQNPHSITARDADAMSGVLLFLHSNLHNVLMKNERMQMSQFVRDANDCLEFPMMVEDLRAIFNRVLQCKWELDTYGRTPQEAGRERTLVRLSTKIKMVRAAQQRRQSTANNNTSITNSKGSTVSRGLSPGGGGGAGAVATAATTSKGSLIVDADPEVLYDVLQGTEENDDNLGHTFFSVPGSTAARMIPKAAAVPSPSASLDGRTLQMWSSDDMALLDNTIPAYAEMKDGLKTKEPQHHAFHEAAAVYLQKLESVHRVYCIEGGVYRPQPYISPYYAEHVRQILLLTYPHVMSCVYMGFRVLEEAPISRKLLDTVQVTYDIAAAFVLNLHDLRPAMEEALQRYLDDKRVYRLLPQSRATFVPFFLNVL; this comes from the coding sequence ATGGgcccagcacctccgccagaGCTGGTGCGCCGCACCATCGAGGCGTGTCGCGTTGTTCTTCAAGAGGTTCGCCGCAGCGTTGACTCGACAGTCACAAACGCCGCAGTGAAGGCGGAACTCCGACGTGGAGTGAGCGCTGCGGAGTCAGCACTGAACACGGCCGAGCAGCTCCTTACCGCGCCgttgcaccgcagcggcgcttccAGGAGGACTTCGGCTTCCGCGCCGACACTCCACGTTAGAGAGGACACCGTTACGCTGTCGGCGACTACGGTCGCACAGCTGGCAACCAACGCCGTTGGCTCGCCAGTGCTCCAGAGCAGCATCGCCTCACGGGACGACAACACGAgcagggaggagaggcactTATCCAACTCGTCTCTTAGGGGTGGGGGGACGGTCAGCGCAACGCGACCTGTTGGCACGGCGATTGATCCAGCCGGCAGCCCTCAGCTCTGCACCACATTACAGGACGCCGTCATCTGGAGCTACCTGCTCAGCACCTTCTTCTGGAAGCGGCGGAAGCTGACAAAATGTAGTATCACCGctctggagctgctgctgcgcgtcgtGCCGGTGCCATCAGAAGCTGTCACTCTCATCGTGGACCTGGCAACGATGGGCCCCGAGGGCAATgctggcggcgatggcgtgCTCGAAGGGGGCCCCGTGTCGCGCCGGTCGAGCCACGTACGTCTTTACGTTGCCGCCTGCGTGTACTACGCGCTGTCTGAGTGCGTACTGCAGAGCTTTTCTGAGCCAGCCGTTCAGATACGCGCGTTGCGTCTGCTCAGTGAGTTAATCACTAGAATCCCCGGCTCACCACGCTGGAGCGGGGTCGGTGCGGGCAGTGCAGGACACGAAGTAGAGGCCAATGGCTCCATTGTGCGTAGCTCCGAGAGTGTCACCGTGGATATGGTGACGTGTTTCCGCGGGCGCATTGCGATGCGAGTCGTCGAGTCCTGCTTCAAGGCTGCAGCAGAGGGGATGCAGGACTCTGTGCGGTGCGAGGGCCGCGTGGCGCTCCACGCAGCCGTGCAGCGCGTTGTGTACAACTTCGTCAAAATGCGGATGTACAATGGGAAAGTCAGCGACCCCGATGGCTGCGCCGAGGCACGCGCGGCCTTCTCGACTGATACCATCCTCTCCGACTACACAGTTGATGTTGATAGCAACGAACCCTATACCCGGATCAACTTCGTGCCTTCTGACAAGGCGGAGGTCAGGTTACCGACTGGAGTCCTCACCGGTGCCCTCCCGATTATACcggctgccactgcagcgacgctccACGTTAGTGGCCAGACttgcagcgtcgccgccacgAAGCTGCGGCGAGACGAGGAAGGAGGCTCCAAGAGCGGCAGGGAGCCGACCGCCGCCCCATCGCCGCTGTCCGTGGAGCAGTTGCGGTGCTCAGGTGATGAGAACAGCGgcgttgtgtgtgtctcggaCGCCCGGGCGCCATCACCAATGCACTTAGTGTCCCGTGAGACTCCCACGTTGTCTGCGCAGCTCATAAGCGAAGGGTCATGCCTCAATGAAGGTGATTCAGGCTTGTTACAGTCTCCGGCACAATCACAGCCTCctggcactgcagctgccaaCATCGCTACGTCGTCTTTGCTCGACGTCCCACCATCGCCTCCCCCGCTGAACCTTTCCTTTGACCCACATAAATTCTTCCCCAATAGTGTTGATGAGTCTCTCGTGCTGGATGCGTTATCGACGCTGAACACCGCTGATGGTGCCCTTCCAAGTTCGCTGAAGGACCTGCtgatggtgctgcgccgcatgtGCCGGCACGCGTCACACCCGTGTAGCGGCACTCTGAGCGACGCGAACAATGACGTGCGAGCGCGCGATCTGGGGTTGCGGGTGCTTGAGTGTGTGCTGGACGGCCTTCCCGTGGCGAACTGCGAGCGGGAGCACCGCTGTGCAAAGTGGATGTCTCTGGTGCTGCATGCTTGCAAGTACGAGCTGCTGGGTTGCATCGTCAAGAACCTGGCTATGGCGACTCCGTTCACACTTTTTGAGCGAGCTGTGCACCTGCTCGGGATGCTGTTACGCAAGTTGCACTACCACATGGCGCGCGAGCTGCACACGCTGCTGGGagcctttcttcttccgctGATGGCTTCGCAGTACGCTGGGTTCCGTCAGAAGTACGTGGTGCTGTCCATGATAAAGCAGCTCTTTGCAGTACCGCACCTGTGCATCGCATTCTTCATAAACTACGACTGCAGCCCCGCCTTCGACCCTGGCGCCGAGTACGGCGGCATGTTAGAGCTGCTTGTGGAGTACGTGGTCAAGATGACCTTCCTCGATCACGTTGACGAGAACGGTGACGTCTACCCGTGGCTTTCATTCgaccaacagcagctgctccgcagcGAGTGCGTGGTAGTTATTTGCACACTGATGGCTTCTCTGTACAGGTGGATCGCCGAGGACCCGCGGGAGTATGCGGAAAGCCTGCTGTGCAATACCCAGAAGgacgcgccgcagcggcagcagcaagggggcggcggcaccatcgGTGCGACTGAATCGTCTGAGCTGTACGTGGTGAACTTGGAGGCAGACGCGGGAGTCGATCCGCACCCACCGCTCACGGGCGACCATTCTGCTACGGCGGCTGCAAACGGCAAAGAGGGCAAAGAAGGAAGCGACAACCCAGGCGAGAGCAAGTTCGACAACCGCAAAGTGGCGTTGACCCTCAGCGCTCTCTCTGGGATGACCCTCCCTCACTGGAACAAGTGCCACAACGTCATGTACCACTGGAAGCACATCCACTACCTCCTGCATGACAAGCGCATCCTCCAAGAAGCCGTGCAGCGCATTAACGCGGGTCGCTggagggaggcaaaggaATTCCTGGAGAGCCGCGGCTTCACGACGGCCTTGGCGCCTAGTGCGGGGGAACGGGCTGACCCGACGAGTGTCGTCACTGGTACGTCAAGCTACGCCCTTTTCGCTCGATTCCTCTTCGAGTACCCCGGCATCTCGCGCGAAGCGCTCAGTGCGATCTTCGAGAAGGTCAACCAGAAGGACGGTGCTTCGCGCATGCTGCTGCTAGAGTACCTTCACTGTTTCGACTACAAAGACGTACCCATAGATGTGGCGTTGCGCGATACAACGTGCAAGTTCATGTCGTGGGAACGACCAACATTTGAGGCGAAGGTGTGGGAGACGATCCAGGAGTGCTTCGGCAACGAGTATGCAAACCAGAACCCCCACTCTATCACGGCCCGCGACGCCGATGCTATGTCGGGCGTGTTGCTCTTTCTTCACTCCAACTTGCACAACGTGTTGATGAAGAACGAACGAATGCAGATGTCGCAGTTCGTGCGAGACGCGAACGACTGTCTCGAGTTTCCTATGATGGTGGAGGACCTCCGAGCCATATTCAATCGCGTCTTGCAATGCAAGTGGGAGCTGGACACGTATGGTCGCACACCGCAGGAGGCAGGGAGGGAGCGAACGCTGGTGCGACTGTCGACAAAGATCAAGATGGTgcgggcagcgcagcagagacggCAGAGCACcgccaacaacaacacctcCATCACAAACTCTAAAGGGTCGACAGTGTCGAGGGGCTTGTCacctggtggtggtggtggtgctggtgcggtcgccacggcggcgacgacgagcaAGGGCAGCTTAATCGTTGACGCCGACCCGGAAGTTCTGTACGACGTGCTGCAGGGGACGGAGGAGAACGACGATAACCTTGGGCACACCTTCTTTTCTGTCCCAGGGTCGACAGCTGCGAGGATGATTCCAAAGGCTGCGGCTGTACCAAGCCCAAGTGCGTCCCTAGACGGCCGGACGCTTCAGATGTGGAGCAGCGACGATATGGCCCTGCTGGACAACACGATCCCCGCCTACGCTGAGATGAAGGACGGCCTAAAAACCAAggagccgcagcaccacgcaTTTCacgaggcggctgccgtATACTTGCAGAAGCTTGAATCTGTGCATCGCGTGTACTGCATCGAGGGTGGGGTGTATCGTCCTCAGCCGTACATTTCGCCCTATTACGCCGAACACGTGCGACAGATACTGCTGCTCACGTATCCGCATGTCATGTCATGCGTGTATATGGGGTTCCGTGTCCTCGAGGAGGCACCAATTTCCCGCAAGCTGTTGGATACGGTGCAGGTCACGTACGACATTGCCGCCGCGTTTGTGTTGAACCTGCATGA
- a CDS encoding hypothetical protein (TriTrypDB/GeneDB-style sysID: LpmP.32.2900), translating into MSGRSYAEMMSRPSALRKPLLYTPASSRVRPASSPRRRQRPPLQTRLPAPTIADSPRRLLSYYLSKAAYNTHTEEDESDSAASATASDGDNAMRGWKQGAGDGQGAVSDELPPPPSYSSEFLRSPPSRSIQRNTGTSAAIPPPSPHCHPAGSVVPSASGAINVVTAIRQAEKSIDLSEKRTLAGSLTPLPPAPAAALSQSVEQAPSPTTPTLPMSHLTVYTEAQRRVFEEQVMQQVEALLQAQRSESHAELEAYRVTAAEAQATLQAVEEALGEQIGDMRRCNGGRAWDTGTCVHGRLDSYVAGSEISPTLKVLSPPPFTLSVDALALEMSSVAAAAAKPATEQLLDAIMSIEEGQHVPEVLQQVMEQLHHNLARALVPSVVNYVNQQQQLLHGQGTAAAVESGVSVADSTGNGAPRDADELLRTHAEVAALQEEVHALRRTLRSRDTVFVNKDASSPNGLALPTSPIVSSNAQMHPSQEGLVYALQNRLFSECHAMLTRSRHEALLLRCSLEEEKRQHFLTRLRLLKPTHPLAPQKSSTAVSTADAADGHVERHNAPTSLGADRGGSDGIRSSPEPHSCSGSSPVMRGSSATRSPPSSVPDAGDSPRSQARATAVQSAGSLLSGVHHVAPRRWTPARSPLELASDSGRAGEHDGDGDMEDNASVGHSPALRHMPSRSSQLLSSDPNHNATRMAASLQAAMRVAEEVLHTTAPATYTARGPAHPYYREESSGVARAWQHSRGSGGASAGSPASDDGALSSWRRGECLGQPPRARERAVSFLDPSDAFTEDVHHTAPPLTSERLAGTSSRSEPSGSSFTRVLASQGGNTSTSMDPISSSTLAMRWDGSAAATEAAPALPSDAYERRVWSKTVELLSRYSVA; encoded by the coding sequence ATGTCAGGGCGCTCGTACGCGGAGATGATGTCGCGGCCGTCGGCGCTCCGCAAACCGCTTCTCTACACgccggcgtcgtcgaggGTGAGGCCAGCGTCGTCcccacgacgacggcagcggccgccgctgcaaaCCCGCTTGCCCGCTCCGACCATCGCGGACTCCCCTAGGCGTCTACTCTCGTACTACTTGTCCAAGGCGGCgtacaacacgcacacggaggaggacgagagcgacagcgctgcatctgctaccgccagcgacggcgatAATGCGATGAGAGGATGGAAACAGGGCGCAGGCGACGGCCAAGGCGCCGTGAGTGATGAactaccgccaccaccgtcgtaCTCCTCAGAGTTTCTCCGGTCTCCGCCGTCCCGGAGTATACAACGCAACACCGGCACCTCAGCAGCCatcccacctccctctccgcactGCCACCCAGCCGGTTCCGTCGTACCGTCTGCCTCAGGCGCAATCAACGTGGTCACTGCCATCCGacaagcagagaaaagcATTGACCTCAGTGAAAAGCGGACGTTGGCGGGGTCACTCACCCCACTCCCAccagcaccggcggcagcctTGTCGCAGTCCGTGGAGCAGGCGCCGTCCCCTACCACACCGACGCTCCCCATGTCACACCTCACTGTGTAcacggaggcgcagcgccgcgtgttcgaggagcaggtgatgcagcaggtggAAGCACTTCTGCAGGCACAGCGGAGTGAGAGTCATGCCGAGCTGGAGGCTTATCGTGTGACAGCCGCAGAGGCCCAGGCCACGCTCCaagcggtggaggaggcctTAGGAGAGCAGATAGGCGATATGCGGCGCTGCAACGGCGGTAGGGCTTGGGACACCGGTACGTGCGTGCACGGCCGTCTCGATAGCTATGTGGCGGGCAGCGAGATCTCTCCCACACTGAAAGttctgtcgccgccgccgttcacCCTGTCAGTAGATGCACTGGCTCTAGAGATGTCTagcgtcgccgcagcggcggcgaaaCCGGCAACCGAACAGCTGCTCGACGCTATCATGAGCATTGAAGAGGGTCAACATGTTCCAGAGGTGTTACAGCAGGTTATGGAGCAGCTCCACCATAACCTGGCGCGTGCACTTGTTCCGTCAGTCGTGAACTATGTgaaccagcagcagcagctgctgcacgggcAAGGgactgccgcggcggtggagtcTGGGGTGTCAGTCGCGGATTCGACGGGCAACGGTGCTCCTCGCGACGCCGACGAGCTactgcgcacgcacgcagaggtGGCAGCACTTCAGGAGGAGGTCCACGCGTTGCGTCGCACGCTGCGCAGTCGAGACACCGTCTTCGTAAACAAGGACGCTAGTTCCCCTAATGGTCTTGCTCTTCCCACGTCCCCCATCGTTTCGTCCAACGCACAGATGCATCCCTCGCAGGAGGGGCTGGTCTACGCGCTGCAGAACCGCTTGTTTTCTGAATGCCATGCCATGCTGACGCGCAGCCGCCACGAGGCGctcttgctgcgctgctcgctggaggaggagaagcgccaGCACTTTCTGACGCGCTTACGCCTGCTGAAACCTACGCATCCTCTCGCACCACAGAAATCTAGCACTGCTGTCTCAactgctgacgctgctgatggcCATGTCGAGCGGCACAACGCTCCTACTAGCTTAGGGGCggaccgcggcggcagcgacggcatcCGTTCATCTCCCGAGCCACACAGCTGTAGTGGCTCTTCGCCAGTAATGCGTGGTTCATCAGCAACGCGCAGCCCACCTTCATCTGTTCCTGACGCCGGCGACTCTCCTCGCTCGCAAGCGCGCGCGACAGCCGTGCAGTCTGCGGGCTCTCTGCTGAGTGGCGTGCACCACGTAGCCCCACGCCGCTGGACTCCCGCACGCAGCCCGCTTGAACTCGCATCTGACAGTGGAAGGGCAGGCGAGCATGACGGAGATGGTGATATGGAGGATAATGCTTCGGTGGGGCATTCACCTGCGCTACGTCATATGCCTTCACGGTCGTCTCAACTGCTATCCTCCGACCCTAACCACAATGCGACACGCATGGCGGCCTCTCTGCAGGCCGCCATGCGTGTCGCAGAGGAAGTCCTGCACACAACGGCACCCGCAACGTACACCGCGAGAGGGCCGGCCCATCCGTATTATcgggaagagagcagcggtgTTGCGAGAGCATGGCAACACAGCCGCGGTAGCGGCGGTGCAAGCGCAGGCTCTCCAGCGAGCGACGATGGCGCCCTGTCATCTTGGCGCCGCGGAGAGTGCCTTGGGCAGCCGCCACGTGCGCGGGAGCGCGCCGTATCTTTTCTCGACCCCTCTGACGCCTTCACTGAGGACGTGCATCAcaccgcaccaccgctcACGTCTGAGCGCTTAGCAGGTACCTCATCACGCAGCGAGCCTTCTGGATCGTCATTCACTCGCGTGCTGGCCAGTCAAGGCGGCAACACAAGCACGAGCATGGACCCCATCTCGAGCTCTACTCTCGCGATGCGGTGGGACGGCTCGGCTGCCGCTACAgaagctgcgccggcgctgcccaGTGACGCTTACGAGAGGCGAGTCTGGAGCAAGACAGTAGAGTTGCTGAGCCGCTACTCCGTCGCctag
- a CDS encoding hypothetical protein (TriTrypDB/GeneDB-style sysID: LpmP.32.2910): MNSPSQVTADPTFSSPHPSALSAGTPIPWLPLPPPSSAGSSAMIASDASERWAAALQSVPYLHSILEGPTFTVYRPPTVIQLSEATGCSVSKLAGAYSDLPVITLTKIVSTGYQEKAAPEAAALSLNSDAFEYLQLSPMDDSLEMAAKALMARRPVPDAEEIFWEAEYWETLSRVRRQAQEEKEGLREKKRAQRERRAMMGASNSSVGVPSSRMGGATTQSTMNSPSFATPHSRQGSLGGPPGDCGDGSPANLHIQTAAQRTAKGLLRRARYNEVHNPAQRMLVRSGSLLSQSSATQSVIRCRTRPRHDSITSLHTLSGARGFQYPLSSFASDDGRSATSDSFRTLPTHIGRNCPSRELLATSLELELSASGEPANTDTTIRVDPASAEGAKVDTAATPEVSPPPNDGGSPIASREVTKKRAPSALAAASLHSLSSMQALSNHSPGCRRRRSTNSLIRTSTTSPKTWAMVRNSATHAPPTNPTPMPLSEPLALERTPPSPLRGRSSRKNKDTSLSPRPAGAKCRRVGKKRPEAEGESEECGGASGLQPQLLSLSKMHRRSGGQSSTGVSPATVDAQPNSRCTTARPSSGTINRSATTSPCSRPSGGTPRKSPQTAPVTTAAVGASRIKSSFAAPSRVAREATVKASTSSVGAPSTAADAKVKKGGVKRVATKADLKLMPLHPNTAQPLPGCRVDGDSVPTKDLSHSSMPPRTAAVTATASSALPHLSISSSILQKARVPLAPVPMPPPQAGPAAMPSAITTISAVTTPSPNSTTPRRTAITVPSSRAPTREVTLSLHFEQAAVDMRAASPAASKGGAATASSTTSRMTVAPPTAPKPSSTVATPRRNGEVPLASDHHTTATTSERSAKGEAATPPAVVSDTASEDDAVPAQLGNDRADESATVPPSSSFTLPTAPVAGRDARSASQGGAVAGSGPSQNEVKKKASSCCAVT, encoded by the coding sequence ATGAACTCTCCTTCGCAGGTCACGGCTGACCCCACTTTCTCTTCACCTCATCCGTCGGCCCTGTCTGCAGGTACGCCCATTCcatggctgccgctgccaccgccgtcctCAGCAGGGTCGTCGGCCATGATCGCATCAGATGCGAGCGAGCGCTGggcagccgcgctgcagaGCGTGCCCTACCTACACTCCATCCTGGAGGGACCGACATTCACCGTGTACCGGCCGCCCACCGTGATTCAGCTGAGTGAGGCTACGGGTTGCTCCGTCAGCAAGTTGGCCGGCGCATACAGCGACTTGCCGGTCATCACACTCACTAAGATTGTCTCGACCGGTTACCAGGAGAAAGCGGCGcccgaagcagcagcactcaGTCTCAACTCCGATGCCTTCGAGTATCTGCAGCTGTCGCCGATGGACGACTCGCTGGAGATGGCCGCCAAGGCGCTGATGGCGCGCCGTCCCGTGCCGGACGCAGAGGAGATCTTTTGGGAGGCCGAATACTGGGAGACGCTGAGCAGAGTTAGGCGTCAGGcgcaagaggagaaggagggcctccgcgagaagaagcgggctcagagggagaggagggcaatGATGGGagccagcaacagcagtgtCGGGGTGCCGTCGTCGAGGATGGGCGGGGCAACGACGCAGTCCACCATGAACTCGCCCTCGTTCGCTACGCCGCACAGTCGCCAGGGCTCCCTTGGAGGACCGCCCGGCGACTGCGGTGACGGTTCACCCGCGAACCTGCATATAcagacagcggcgcagcgcaccgcaAAGGGTCTACTGCGCCGAGCACGGTACAACGAGGTCCACAACCCGGCCCAGCGCATGCTCGTGCGGTCAGGGTCGCTGTTGTCGCAGAGTAGCGCGACGCAGTCGGTGATTCGCTGCCGCACTCGCCCCCGCCATGACTCTATCACTTCCCTGCATACATTGTCCGGCGCGCGGGGGTTTCAGTATCCCCTGTCATCCTTCGCGAGCGACGATGGGCGAAGCGCAACCAGCGACTCGTTTAGAACCCTACCCACGCACATCGGTCGCAACTGTCCGTCGCGTGAGCTGCTGGCAACCAGTCTGGAGCTCGAGTTGTCTGCATCCGGCGAGCCAGCCAACACAGACACCACCATACGCGTTGACCCTGCGTCAGCCGAGGGAGCGAAGGTTGACACTGCGGCTACTCCTGAAGTATCCCCGCCCCCAAACGACGGCGGTTCACCCATCGCTTCCCGAGAAGTTACGAAGAAGCGGGCACCTAGCGCTTTGGCGGCCGCGTCACTGCACTCGTTGTCCTCTATGCAGGCTTTGTCGAATCACTCTCCAGGCTGCCGGCGACGCCGTAGCACGAATAGTCTCAtccgcaccagcaccacctctccgAAGACCTGGGCCATGGTTCGGAACTCCGCGACACATGCCCCGCCGACCAACCCAACCCCCATGCCGCTCTCAGAGCCACTTGCACTGGAGCGCActccgccgtcgccgctgcggggcAGAAGTAGCagaaaaaacaaagacaCGTCCCTTTCACCTCGACCTGCAGGTGCAAAGTGTAGGCGTGTGGGGAAGAAGCGGCCAGAGGCCGAGGGAGAGTCCGAGGAGTGTGGTGGGGCTTCGGGACTGCAACCtcagctcctctctctctcgaagATGCATCGAAGGTCTGGTGGGCAGTCCTCGACTGGTGTATCTCCCGCGACGGTGGATGCGCAGCCGAACTCTcggtgcaccacagcacgACCCTCGTCCGGCACCATCAATAGATCAGCTACTACCAGCCCCTGCTCGCGCCCTTCGGGGGGCACGCCTAGAAAGTCACCCCAGACTGCACCCGTGACTACTGCCGCAGTAGGAGCGAGTAGAATAAAGAGCTCGTTTGCCGCACCGTCTCGGGTAGCGCGAGAAGCCACTGTCAAAGCCTCAACTAGCAGCGTCGGTGCACCTTCCACCGCAGCTGACGcaaaggtgaagaagggcgGGGTCAAGAGAGTCGCGACCAAGGCTGATCTGAAGCTTATGCCTCTGCATCCGAATACAGCTCAACCGCTGCCTGGATGCCGCGTGGATGGTGATTCTGTTCCGACCAAGGACTTGAGTCATTCCTCGATGCCACCACGTACTGCTGCAGTGACAGCTACGGCATCGTCTGCGCTACCGCATCTTTCTATCTCTTCCTCGATTCTGCAGAAAGCTCGAGTGCCACTTGCACCGGTGcccatgccgccgccgcaagcAGGGCCCGCTGCCATGCCATCGGCTATCACCACCATCTCCGCTGTCACGACGCCCTCACCGAATAGCACGACGCCACGAAGGACGGCAATAACTGTGCCCTCGTCGCGCGCCCCGACTCGAGAGGTAACCCTGTCGCTGCACTTTGAGCAGGCCGCGGTGGACATGCGTGCCGCGTCGCCGGCAGCCTCCAaaggtggtgctgccacaGCGTCGTCCACAACATCACGTATGACCGTCGCTCCGCCTACAGCTCCGAAGCCATCCTCCACTGTCGCAACTCCGCGCAGAAATGGTGAGGTGCCGCTCGCAAGCGACCACCACACTacggcgacgacgagtgAAAGGAGCGCCAAGGGGGAGGCGGCAACACCACCTGCAGTGGTGTCTGACACTGCTTCAGAGGATGACGCGGTACCGGCTCAGCTGGGCAACGACCGGGCAGACGAGAGTGCTACggtgcctccctcttcctcctttacTCTTCCTACTGCTCCTGTTGCTGGACGAGACGCACGTAGCGCATCCCAGGGCGGTGCGGTGGCCGGCTCGGGGCCTTCGCAAAACGAAGTCAAGAAGAAAGCGTCCAGTTGCTGCGCCGTCACGTAG